The following DNA comes from Salvia splendens isolate huo1 chromosome 17, SspV2, whole genome shotgun sequence.
aaCAATAATGTTATTTGAactttgtttactttttttattcatttaataatttttaactttttaaaataattaaaaatatagaatttatatattttaaaaaaattcaggaTTGCAAAATAACCCTGCCGAGCACCTATAGGTGCTCGTATTTCCTAAAACTTCTCGGAAATACCGAGCACTTAGCTTTGCTAGCCACTACCGAGCACATGTAGGTGCTCGCTACATCCAAAGGCAGGGAAGGTGCTCGCTACATCCAAAGGCAGGGAAGGTGCTCGCTACATCCAAAAGCCTCACAAAAATACCGAGCACATAGCTGTGCTCGCCACTGCCGAGCACATGGAGGTGCTCGCTACATCCGAAGGCTTGGTTGACCAACTTGCCGAGCACCTTCAAGCGCTCGGATGTAAATGCCAATGAAGCAAATAACGACCACCTAAAGTGGTCGGAAAGTGCTCGGTATATCCCTATTTTCCGAGCAATTTCGCCCTTATTCCGAGCACTTTGGTGCTCGGTAAACAACTCTTTTATTGTAGTGTCTATatctattttctaaaaatatctAGTCATTATATGTACTGAACTGAGGCCACACATATAAGGGAAACAATTAATTTTGAACTGCAATCCTCATATGAACTTATTAACATTGGCACAAAATTAAGTTGCAAACACAAATATAGGAGCAATGAACctaaatatcaaaatttatattgttgAATACAAAacaataagaaagcaagtattACATCTACTACTCCGTCCATCCATGATTACACGTCTTACTTCTTGATGACTTACCTTTACGAAATGTGAAGGAATATGGACGATAGCGTCAAGATTTTCAGTTTAAGATCAGTTTAACagtgaaataaataattacaacAATTTAGAACttcaaaatccaaaaaattctttttttatattatttttaatttaatatctCAATcattatacataaaaaaatggaTAATTTTCTAGTGCACTATTTAGAGAATTTACTTCAATTTTTTGAAAGGgcatagtagtattattttttctaaaGAAAATGTTGTATTTAACCACTAAACCAATGCTATTACTAACTTTGTAATACTAAATGGATACTGCATCCGTCCCAAGATACTTGAGTTATTTTTTTGGCAGTATGATTTAAGTAATTGGTGTTTAAAGGATAAAACTGAGAGgcgataaagtaagagaaatagaaagagaaagagaaagtaaagtaagaaagaataaatttatTGTCAAAAAATGAAACGATTCAACTATCTTAGAATGACCCGAAAAGGAACAAACTTAACTACTGGAATGAAGGgattattttttaactttattttttgGGATAATAGCTAAATGTGACCGTAAAGTTAGAGAAATGtaagtcttatttttatatgcgtgtattatttttattataataaaatgtgtaaAATCTACTTACAATATATAGTAATAGTGAACTATAACAAACCAAAATAGCTAAATAAAGTGTGTAATGGATGTACCAAAATAGCTACTTCCACTCTATTAAAAGCTGAGAATGAGGATTATCATATAGTATcatattatatgtatatatacgtAGGGTCCTATATTTTAGTAGGATAAAGGACTTATTCAGGTTTTACTATCTCAAATTAGGAATACTATCGATGAGATTGTTTATAAACTAACATGGCAAATCCCAACTCAGCTACTAGCTAATAATAATGGCATCAACTCTTCTCCGGCCACTCAGATGGCTTCTTAACGCTCCGTAGCTGAGTTGAGTTCTCAAAGCAATGGTAGAAACTGTAATGTGGAAACCTCTCGTACCACGTATCTTGTTGAACATGAGTGTCCCAATGCTCACCACAGCTGCTCTTTCCATACTTGTGCACCCACCCCGAACCATTGTGGCCTTCACCCCATGTCCGGTTCCAACAGTCTCCATATTTCCCTTCCCACCAGCTCTCCCCTTGCTTCACCCCCTGGCTGTTCGCGTCAAAATTCTCATCCCATTTATCGCCCCATTTAGCCCATCCATCGCCCTCAAAGCGCTCAGCCCATTTGTCTGTGTATTTCGTGCTCCCTCCGTGTCCATCATACTTCTCACCCCACCTATCATGAACAAGAACAGTCAATGTATAGATAATCACACACATATGTCTCATTTCAGTTTCATTTGGTTGTTTCATGGAAGCATTTAGCCTGATTTAGGTACCTTTCGTGCCAGACGTGTGCTTGACCAGCTTCTAAAGGAGTGTTTGGATCGATGCTGCACCACTTGTGAGCCCACTTCTCGGCTTGGCCTGCACCATAGTGCTCAAACCATTTCTCCTGCCACTCAGTCCCTTGCATATTGACTCCCCACTTTTCTGCAGTTTTCTCAAGATGGACGGAACCATCAATCTGCGCGGTTTCACCTCTATTAGACTCATCAAAGACGCCGTTAGGAACATGCATTTTATCGATTATTGAACTAAAAACTTATCCCTTAGAAGCAATcaggatttaaacacatacgcATATCACTTTGTCATTTGTTTCATTGAAGCAATGTGTTAGTTTTGGTTCgttttttgtttcatttggCTACTAGACAGTTTCAGAAGATATGGTGGTCAGATGGAATCACACAGAAAATAAACTGCTCATTTATGAAGTAACATAACGTCTAACCTCCATCATTGATTCCCTCCAGTATTCACGCCACACGTTTCCTGCAGCATCCCGACCAGATTTCTCAGACCCAAGCTCCTTATAAGCAAGCTCGCCAGCAGCTTCCCAGTATTTGCTTTCCCACTCAACACCTTTATCAGCACTAACGCCTCTGATCAGCGTCCACTTACAAACCACCCCATCAGGTCTTTGTTCTATACCCGTCTCCTTCCACCACCTCGTTCCATCAGGGTTTACTCCCTGGTTGGATGCTTCATTCATTTCACTCAGCGCCTCAGCTGCTTCAGTTGCATTTGTCGAGAATTCTACATCCCGTTTCTCTACCTCCACGAAAGACTGAAGAGGGGGTATGGGGACAAGATTCTGACTTTGAAGCATTTCAGTCTCAAATGGAATCGACAGAGATTCCATGCTTCGCTCCTGTTCCAGTACAGGGCTGCTTGGAGCTGAAAATGGAGAAGCTGGCTTGAGTTTTGCACTGCCAAAAGAATCATCACTTTCACCGCTATCATCTTGTAGAGGAGGTGCCCAAGCCCAGAAACTTGGACCTGGTGTTCCGCTCGTCGAATTACTGGACTGTGGCACCGAAATGCTGGAAATTTCCCTCCCTAGCCAAGTTAAAATATCAGAGCAAATCCATGACATGATACATCAAGAATAAGCAAAAATTTCAAACTATTGAGAAACGCAAAGACAGAACACCAATTTAGGTTTCCAGTAGTCCTACTGAGATGATGATTTTGTCAAGATTTTACAATCAGTCCTATCATTAGACAATAACATCCTCGAGGACAAGAAGCCGTAACTGTAAATGGTAATGTGTTATCATACAATTTGACAGATGAAGACCAGAACGAGCAATGTGTTATCATACAATTTGAAATTAGGCGAAACAGAAGCTAGAAAACATAGTTTGTCGACAAACGCAAACGCAAGTTCTTGGATCAGAATCATACAgtaatcattaaaaaaatacatagaaCTAAGTTAACGAGGAGTTCTTCACAATTACAATCAATACTCAATGATCAGAAGCTGGTCTAAGTGAGCAATCTCAACCACATTTTCAACTAAAGTCTTGGACATATAACCTTTTTCAACATTAGAAGCTTGAAAAGAGTAATTCACGGATTAAGTGACTAATTAGAATAATACAGCAAGTATTACATACATTCTTGAAATGAAATAGAATGATGCCAAAAATAAACAAAGTTGCAAGATACTATCTCATGCCTAATTTGTCTGAGCTTTCTCATCCATAAACAAAATATACTGTACGCTTATCAAATAAAATTGCAAgatgagaaaataaaattgagtttttttaataaataaaataaattaaaaataaaaattggggATAAATCAATTACCCTCATCGAGATCGCCATCCTCACCGCCACTAAGAATGTCAAGCTCACCGGTCTCCGGCTGCGGAGGCGCGCTGTCCTTGATCAACGCTCTGGTGGCCGAAATCGCCGCGGCGGCACGATCGATCACCTGCATTCTCTGCACCTTATCCCTCTCATCCGGCGGAACCTCTAGAAGCTTCTCGAACTCGCGGCTCCTTTTCTCCAAATCCTCCGATCTCTCCTCTCCCGAATCCTCCGCCGTTTTATCCGCCATTATCTCAAACTGCAACGAGCTTCTCTCGCGCTCCCTCGCCTTCTTCCACATGTCCAAGTACGAGTCTGCACTCTCGTTCGCAGCCTTCACTCTAGAAAATCCCGCGATTCTCGAAATGCTCATCGCACTGTGTTGATTCCCCAAAATGTGTACGGACCGCCATGGAAGTGTTTTCTCTGTGGAGATGAAAAAAGGACTCCCTCCGTTCCGGTGTCGGAGCGCGGTTGCGGCGGTGGCGACTGAGTGAGGTGGGTGGAAATGAGTGGCCATTTTTCCGGAGTAACTGAAATTGGTGTTGGTTTGGAGTGGAATTGAGTATGGTGAAGGAGTTTTAGATGCCTAGCTTCAAGGTTCGAGAAAAAAGTTGCAGGATTTAACGGAAAATACCTGCCCATTCACGTGTGCTGTTGCTTTTCGATGAGTCACGTGGGAAGTGCGATTTTGGGAGGAATTGCAGGGAACTGTATGTGAAGTCGTGTAGGAACTTTTCCGAGGTGAAGTTGATTGTCTATTGTTAAATTGGCCTCCTTTTTTTCATTAATAAGATGACGTTTACTTCATTTGTAAACCAATGTCTTTTTACGGAAATTGAGAATATTGTagttccaaaaaaagaaaatatttcaagtgggtgtaaaatgtaaatataagTTAAAAATATTAGAGAAAAAGTTGTTTTATTGCTGCTATTTCTTGTAGAGAAATTATTTACCAAACTTAATTAACACAATTCTTTTTTTCTCCATATACTAACATGCTGTCATGCATGATATGATGAGACATACAACATCAAAAGTAAATTGACATATATGAAATGACAGATAAATTAGATTGTCCCTCTGAAATATTCGTGGACGAATAAATACATCCTCTATTATTCAATAATTATGTCTAGCCATGTTGGGGGAAAGACAAAAACgtcaaaacaaaaatattgctcTAATTTAGTTTACTACTATCATTTTTGTAATTTCGTGACTATTTTTAACAACTTTCAAATATTTTTCCCTTTAATCATGATTCACTGTTTGAGCATTTACTACTATTTCTTGCAAAAACATAACTTCATTATTTTAACCGTAGTAAAAACTTCATGTTCTGAATTTGGGTAAATTGCTGAATTTTGCAAAAGTAATTTCACTACCTTGCCGGACAATGATTGGATGAAAAAACAAATTCTATTCTGCAATCATTCATGTTGCTgcctgatgaatccgcgaatttctgatgttagtaaatgctggtagagaataaagactacgacacaatgaatttacgtggttcgatttactgaagtaaatctacgtccacgggaagaagggagggcaagattgtattgcttgatctgggattacagcttacaacacagacttgctatatgatattttatctctagagagcttaacctttttctctctgatctaagttctatttatacattgaactaagat
Coding sequences within:
- the LOC121775320 gene encoding uncharacterized protein LOC121775320, producing the protein MATHFHPPHSVATAATALRHRNGGSPFFISTEKTLPWRSVHILGNQHSAMSISRIAGFSRVKAANESADSYLDMWKKARERERSSLQFEIMADKTAEDSGEERSEDLEKRSREFEKLLEVPPDERDKVQRMQVIDRAAAAISATRALIKDSAPPQPETGELDILSGGEDGDLDEGREISSISVPQSSNSTSGTPGPSFWAWAPPLQDDSGESDDSFGSAKLKPASPFSAPSSPVLEQERSMESLSIPFETEMLQSQNLVPIPPLQSFVEVEKRDVEFSTNATEAAEALSEMNEASNQGVNPDGTRWWKETGIEQRPDGVVCKWTLIRGVSADKGVEWESKYWEAAGELAYKELGSEKSGRDAAGNVWREYWRESMMEIDGSVHLEKTAEKWGVNMQGTEWQEKWFEHYGAGQAEKWAHKWCSIDPNTPLEAGQAHVWHERWGEKYDGHGGSTKYTDKWAERFEGDGWAKWGDKWDENFDANSQGVKQGESWWEGKYGDCWNRTWGEGHNGSGWVHKYGKSSCGEHWDTHVQQDTWYERFPHYSFYHCFENSTQLRSVKKPSEWPEKS